CTGGGCAATCATATACTGTGTTTTCTCAACGGTAAAGTCATGGCTAATGTAAGCTTTATCTTACTCTGCTGAAGATTGCGGGACAGCGGACTGACGATGACgctgacgacgacgacgacgacggcgACGACTAGAGAGCAATATGAAGGCTGCGGCTGCCGGCGACCAAAGAGCAATATGAAGCCGGCGGCAGGGCGCAGACTGCAGCGGCCGTCAGGCAATCTGTTGTCAGCTGCCGGCCTGCGGGCAAACTGGAAACGGTGGCCGGTGGGCAAACTGGAGGCGAGGGTTGGAACCTGAGGCCAAGCATCAATCTAGGTCCACCAATTTTTCGCCATGTCATCAGACAATTATTCTGCACGAGTGTGCAAAATTTCAGGGACGGGACTCAACAGGAACCATGTTTCCTTCCCAAATAGATTGACCACGAAGCCGGTCAAaggccctaaaaaaaacaaaactttaataAATTCATCAAGCATCGAGCTAGGTCCACCAATTTTTCACCATATCATCAGACAATTATTCTGCACGAGTGTGCAAAATTTCAGGGACGGGACTCAACAGGAACCATGTTTCCTTCCCAAATAGATTGACCACGAAGCCGGTCAAaggccctaaaaaaaacaaaactttaataAATTCATCAAGCATCGAGCTAGGTCCACCAATTTTTCACCACATCATCAGACAATTATTCTGCACGAATGTACAACATTTCAAGAGTCTAGCTCCAAAGGAACATTGCCTAGTAATCGAACAGACTGCTCAAAGGTCATAGGTCACCATCAACTTGTTGAATGTAGAAACACTTGttcttggagtttttttttcatttttcaatatgttgcagACACCATCCCATCAATTAGGGAGAAATTGGTCCCAGCTCGATACAACCTTGCTAAAGCTAAGTAGCTAACCAAAGGTTGCACAGATGTGAAACTGTGCACACTTGCTTCATATTCTTTGTAGATGTTCTGTTGCGTTTTTCgacacatttgaacatttttttgtccGATCGGCGGGGGCGTGAACATGAGGAGACAACAAAATTCCGACGCCCACTGGTCGAAAAGTACATGTCCGACCGACACCCGACTGATGTCGATCCGCTCATCTGGAGGCCCCCAACAACATACTCGAATTTCAGACCTCTGCgttgtctggaaaaaaaaattctgcggATCAGGTCTGAAGCACACGACAGTCTGCAGGTCGATGACTCTCAGAGCATTTGCGGCCATTTCAGCcagatttggaaaataaaattatgaaaaaaatgaatggactttCTTTCATTGGAGTCTCACGAGGCTGGAAAGACGAAACCTCTGAAAAATTTGGGGTCGCTGGGGTCAATATGGGCCTCGCAGGGCGTGAAAAACTGCTTTCCCTCCAAAAAACCCTCTTTTCTCCCATAAATCTCGGACCCTTTGATCCAGGACCCTGATTTTTTGATATGTGTATCAGGGGCTGGCCGCTGACCTGTGTGCCAAGTTTCAAGTGTCTGGCTTGAAAGGGGGCGTGGCTAGACCTGCAAACCCACTAAATTGAGGCCtgcttgaggtcaaaggtcaccccTTTCTGAACTAAAATGGACTGACTTTCTTTCATTGGAGTTTCACGAggctggaaagacaaaaactgaaaaatatgcagTCGCTGGGGTCAATATGGGCCTCGCAGGGCGTAAAAAACTActttccctccaaaaaaaccctcttttttcccataaatctcGGATCCTTTGATCCAGGACCCTGATTTTTTGATATGTGTATCAGGGGCTGGTCGCTGACCTGTGTGCCAAGTTTCAAGTGTCTGGCTCGAAAGGGGACATGGCTAGACCTGCAAACCAACTAAATTGAGGCCtgcttgaggtcaaaggtcactccTTTCTGAACTAAAATGGACTGACTTTCTTTCATTGGAGTCTCATGaggctggaaagaaaaaaactgaaaaatgtgcagTCGCTGGGGTCAATATGGGCCTCGCAGGGCATGAAAAACTGCTTTTCCGCCAAAAAACcctcttttttcccataaatctTGGACCCTTTGATCCAGGACcctgatttttttatatgtgtatCAGGGGCTGGCCGCCGACCTGTGTGCCAAGTTTCAAGTGTCTGGCTCGAAAGGGGGCGTGGCTAGACCGGCAAACCCACTAAATTGAGGTCTgcttgaggtcaaaggttaccCCTTTCTGAACTAAAATGGGCTGACTTTCTTTCATCTGACTTTCTTTTATTGGAGTCTCACGAggctggaaagacaaaaactgaaaaatatgcagTCGCTGGGGTCAATATGGGCCTCGCAGGGCATGAAAAACTACTTTCCCTCCAAAAacccctcttttttttcccataaatctcGGACCCTTTGATCCAGGACcctgatttttttatatgtgtatCAGGGGCTGGCCGCTGACCTGTGTGCCAAGTTTCAAGTGTCTGTCTCGATACGAGTCGGGGGTGGTCCCAAAAGAAAGCCCGTGCCcacttatgggggggggggggtcgtcttCGGGAAAAATGCCGTAGGACGTACCGTTCTCGAGTTATTTGGTTTTGGTATGGGCTACCAAGACCTCCTTCACCCCTACACCTACACCTAACCCTAATACTATGTCGCTATCTGGTCGTCAATTAAATGTACTGCAGGCAAATACCGACACCTTCTGGTCATTCCTATGTACTGCAACTCCCATCATGCAATGTCAATGGAGGATGCGTTTTTCGCCTATTACTCACCAACGGAAGCTCGTATCGAGACGGGACCCACGTGCATCTACACTAATTCGACCCCGAGCAGCTATCAAGACCTCCTTTACCCctatacctaaccctaacccctaaccctatgTTGCATTAGATTACTACAATGAGTCCGAAAAGTCTTTTTTCCATTGTCATCAACACGATGACATCTCCTGATCATTGCTGGTGTCCTGTGAGCTGTTTAAGAAACGATAAGTCACAGCAGCAAAAAAGTGTAATCTTTAATGAGGCATCTGTACACACCATTAGACATTAGTGTTACCCGAGGCATATATACAATAAAGAAACCGACACTTCTTTGTATAAAATGATAGAAAAACATACGTATATAAAACACATCTCCCTTCAAGATTTTGCAGCATGTAAGATCCAGTTTTTcttaaaaagcaataaaagcaagCCTTTACAAAGAATGGAAAGTTAAAGTCCCTTTTAAATAGAAACACAATTTTACATTCAGAAAGCTGACaataacaacactaaattcctATGAACTTTACTTGCCAGCAGTCGTGGacaaaaccaacaaaacaagacacaaTTATATAGCTCATACCTGGATTTCATAATGAAACCAAATCCTTCCTCTCAAATAGTGagaaagtaataaaaataacacatttgctTGCCCATTTTCCATAAAAGTGTGCTATTTACATCTTAAATAGTTTTGTTTATTACTTTTCACAGACTCAAAAAAGTTCCCATGAAATATTTTCCAAAGATTACTCTGCCTGGAGgacacaaaaatgtaattactattttttaaaatcaaaatcatCTGGTTAATTACTGAATAACATGCCTTTGTTTCAGAATGTTCCGCTTATTGAAGTAAGGGATGTTCTTTATGTGTATAGATCTGTATCTGTTCCACATAAATCTACAACTTTAGGTGCATCTGCACAATAGACTTTTGTCaacatcataataacaatacaagAGATGTATCAGAAATACACAAATGTAACGTTCATTTTACACCATGTACTCGACCTCATTTGATGtttcaagtgtacctaatgttttggCCAGTAAATGTCTACGGTATCGGAGTGCATCTATTCCAACTTGAGTGTTATTCTCCCTTGAAGTTTAGTATGAACAAAAGCGAGGGATGGGCAGTTCTGTGGAATTCATTGTTGATGAATCATGACTGGAAGCTATtgaggcaaaatggagtgcagtacCCAGCTACAACAACCAGAGGCGCTGCTGAAGCACTGTAGCATGTAGACCGTTGCCATTGTACAAGTCTAATTCTGCTGAATACAACACAGGCATTGAAACTAGCGTTCAGAACAGTCGGAGAGACATTATCTCATAACATTAAATGTAATTGAGCATAAAATGTCCGCAAAGCCAATTAAGATTTAGTCATGTGCCCATCCCTAAAAAGTAGTTGCTCTTATTCGTTGAACGGCTTAAGAGTTTTAAAACACAGTTCATCTTGAAGCATATTAACAAACATCTTTTCATACATCTTGCGAGTGGAGGAGTAGCCGATGATGCGGTTAATCTTCTTCAGGCCTTTTAGAAGATAACGTGGTGCCCCTTTGCTGCGCAGTACCCTCAGACTGTGAGAAAGACCTTTGACTAGATCGAGGTCAAAGTTGGCGATCTTCCACAGGTGGAGAAGCTGGAGGATGTACTGCTTGGGAAGGCAAGTCGCGAACACCGCTGACACAACCTCCCGATGAACATGAACCCCTGGCAAACTGTTGGTGACCTCCAAGAGGTCGTCCAATGTCAGGTTCTTCAGGCTGTTGCAGCGGGAGATTTTGCGCTCACAGTGGTTCACACCTGTACGACACAATTGCAAGAAAAAGTTGCGATTATGTTGCCTTTTTTCTCTGTTTTTCACACGTAATGTTCATGCTGGGTTAATAGTTGGGACGAGTataccactatctgtatctgcatCTGTATCtcttcacccatctaaattatctgtatcagTGTCCGTACTTGTAATGGGCAGCATATAAACAGGAAATGGGTGTGGTTGATTCAGAAATGGGCAAGACTTAAATCtgaacattattttaagtctgaaaatTGCTTGggttgatcagaagttgctatatgtattgtttattattcagcaatATGTGTACTATgctatgtgtgtaagtgatccttgagaatTTATTCTTcagttatttttaatgagcagtgtgaagttggtgattcaataaacaaaataataataatctgtcagccttgttggctgtatttttctcaaatgcaCGGCATTGGGTACtaaaagcagttttccaactgactttatatcaccagccaaaccaccGTCAGTATacattaacaaaacaaaacaccatcagtgactgatgcacaatcgtgcccgctgtcttgaaAAAATATGCGCTGTGTATGTTACGAAACAAGTTTAAGGTTGCAGGTGCATACGGCAACGTATTGAGAGGGGGTTCATTTTTTAGCACACTAAAATACAGCCATACATGCAGGATGCTTGACACAGCTCTTGTGAggctgtgcaagtgtacctaatgttgtggccagtcaatgcaggttactGTTGCCACTGTCCGTATACTGCTAACCGAAAATTATTTGTATATTGTAGGTAGCACGCCTGTTTTatcatgacttcatggaataagacaaaaacacacttcTGGGGGAAAAAGCGGTCACGCTACCCCATTTGAGTTGAGTGTCTGCACAGCTCTGTGTGCTGCGCATGCTATGGAACAAGTTTTCCatgtaactttagatacaaaccaaagTAGTGGCCAGctgaaaaaaaactaacaaagtggaggcattgtgacaatCGCCAAGATGTTTTCAAATTCCCAATTGCATCGTGTGCTGTATgtgaatgaggcaccgctgAGGTCCGCTGCAGCCGTGTAGGGAGTGGTgctcgctgtgtgtgactggccaatcacagagcgtgaagagtgaatacataatgagcattttcttttaaCACAAATACAGATAATGACCAAATGTGCTcatttcatactcgtatctggcaaaaatgcattatcgtTAACGGATGCATCACAAACTGCTTGCCCTTGCCAAGTCCTATCCAAAACACTCTTTTAAATCTGTGCAATTGTTGTGTAGTAAATCCTGGCCTACATAGGATTGGTTTTAAGTAGGGATGCCCCAATCGATCAGCCACCAATCAGTATCAGCCAATTTCCGTGACAAATGAGGCGATTGATTAGATTGAATTAGGTGATTTCAGTCCAAGTCGATCGGAATCGGCAGGGTAAAACACTGATTGGAGCATCACTACTTTTACCGTCTTTACtaaacaaaagtgaaaaacatGAAAGTGGTCGCACCTTTTATTATGCCATACTGCTTATCTTGGTCCTTGTTCTGTTGCCTCCATAGTCGTAGCAGTTGGAGGACCTGTTGCTGTGGCAAACAGGACTTTTTCAACCTCTCCACGTTCTTGCGATCCACCCTCCGACCCGGCAGGCTCTCCAACAAACGTTCCAGGGGCACAGAGGACAGCTGCAGTGAGGCTAGTGACTGGAAAACTGCCTCCTCACACAAGAACACATCTAGAAGAAGATAGCAAAACTCACTGGTTAATCTAAAGCACCACAGTGCATTACTGTGCATGCAGATTTGGaatttatttcaacaaaatgtgGGTGTTCTGCAGTCAATACTTGTGTTTGATATGCATCACAAGTAAATACCAGTGATGAGCGAGTAGACCAATATCGGTAtcttttaagtctgaaattaacaGGGATTGATCAGATGTTGCTGTATTTATTACTATCtcgctatatgtgtactgtttgtgtgtaagtgatgtgtaagactttttttttaaatgatctgtgtgaagttgttGATTCATGCAAGCATGCAAATGATGGCAAGGGAAATCATCTATCAgccttgttcactgtattttGCTCCAAAAACACAGCGTTCAATACTTGAACTTAAAAGTTAACTTAAAAGTTTCCCAAGCGACTTTATcccatttttaatatattaattattttttaaaaaattaaattaaatttatttatttttaatattaattgatttaattaaaatattttatttatttattttttattctcattCCGCCagttttttcataatttttaaaatttctttCTACTCGTTAATTTTTCATCCAATTCAGACAATTCAAGCATTAAATCGTTCATTTCCCAGCTTTTCCAAAAATCCCCAAATTCGAcggatttttttctcattaaaaatgaatgggcTTCACCAACTTCACCACTCACATTTCTGCCGTGAGGTGTCAGCCTTTTTTGAAAATGCCATCAGGCCCCCTCCTTTCTTACAAACATCAAAACAATCCCTCCTATCAAATTGACCACATCAAACCGTGCGTCTTAACTCTTTACAATTGACAGTTTTAGATGATAATTTATTCTCTATTAGTGTCCTTGGAAATACTTCTTCACTGGCATATTGGCTTCAAATAAGCATTACTGCCCCCTGCTGCATGCATCCAGAATTACAGCTTGGTTCTTTGAAATAAACCACAAGTCTTTTGTCATGTTAAAAACGAAACCTTCATCATTTGGTGTCAGTGTTGCTAACTTGGCGATTTTGTCGCTAGATCTGGCGACATTCCAAACCCCCTTGATGATTTTCTCAACAGCAACTAGTGAGCCTCCGTCATTTTTCAAGCGATTCACACCATTCACGTATCAAATCATACAACTTTCTCATCAGATTCCGACTGTTCGACACTGCTTTTGCCCCACCCTCGCGTCGGTGCTTTTATAACAGTTTGGCGCCGCATGTGACCTTTTCTTCAAGAAGTACACGCACTGGCACACGAGGCATCACTCTCTGAGCTTGACCATGTCATGTCGACGGGGCTAGTTTTTCTATTTTATCCCCCCGTCGCTCCCCATTctccaagttctctgattggcacCATTGTTCCTTTTTAGATTCTGTTCATCTTTAAAAGTAAATACATTGACGTGTACAGTTAAAATGCATCCTGTACCCTTGCTCGGCAACGTTAGCCCCTTTGTGCCCTTGCTTTCTGGCTCTTAGCTTCTTTTCTTGTGAGTACCTGCCCGTAGTTTTGCTCTACCAAGATTTCTGTTTGTTACTTGTTTTTGCCTGTGTGACCTTTTGTTTTCTCTTGTACTTTGGTCCCTTTGTAtctcagtttttttgtttgtactcTTCATCCTTTATTTTTGACCCAAGTGGACTACCTTTGTcgaataaacattttttgttcctTGAAAGTGTCTCTGCATTGGGGTTCCAGACTGGCTCTCGCCACCCCCTCGTGACATATAATGgttgtgcaaaaaaacaaatttaagcCTTTTACTGTGTATTTTGGTGTTCCAGTAAATGCAAAGAAATACATCACTAAGAAAATCCCTTGTCCAGCATGGTTAAAATAATTTGGCTTCGATCAGactgtgtatgtacgtatatgtgacCTCTATAGACTTCTAAGTCGGCAACAGTATTGTATACTATCCCCACTTCAAACACCATGGCCTCACCTGTGTGACACAATGTGTGTTGATGAGCACAATCAATTGCCATAATTTGGTCCTGGCTCCCACAAATGCTGTCTGAAGTGGACGTTCCCTTTCTCAATCTCTTCATGCCCACATCTGTGCAGTTTCTGTGAGGTCGACATTGCTCTGTCGAAGAGGGGCTGCTGGAAAAATGACCAGCAGGACATGGCTTGCACACAGTGTCGCTCACCGGTGTACCTGGAAAGAGACCAAGCAATGAGGGTGTGCCCTTTCAAAGCAAGGAATAAGAAGAATATCTTATTGCTCGGTGGCCCACGCTACTGTTCTTTTAATCCACACTGCTGTGTGTCATGTTCAGGGTCACACATGAACTGGAGCTATATCTCAGCTGATTTTGGGCGGGAGGCACACCCTTATCTCACACTCATATCcacacccatggacaatttagtcTCCAATCAACGTGCATGAGGGAGGAAACCCCTGCaagcacaggaagaacatgcaaactccacacttctATCAGAGTTTTGATTCCAGATCTTCTTACTGTGAGGAGGGCCAACTATACCATGCCGCCCACCTCTTATACAAAATAGCATTTACAGTACTCCAGTGGATTCATTGATTGAAATGTgaatttttcttttcttgacatttcTTTTGGTCATTTAGAGCTAGAAAGAGTCAGCACTATATATCGTATGTTTCTTCAATTAAAATACTCCATTACTCTCAAATTGTCTGTGTGgtaaatctgcattcttctccCCTTGGCCAACATGCAGCCTCCCCACCATGCCTACTCTGTTGCTATCTTAAAATGTAAAAGATAGCCATGTAATCcgaatgatgaattaatttaatattttaagaacatgaatattcattcattcattttctatttttgttttagtttttgcCTAGCTTCTGATTCTCAAGGCTTCTGCCACATTTCTGTCCATTACATAATCAGTACTGCAGTTTAAGGCAGGGGAATCCCCAGTAATGCTGTCTCAAGTCCAGGTACACTTCGTGTGAATTACAGGGTAGGAAGAATGGCGGGTTAATGGTTGCAGGATGAATGTTAAATGTGTTCCACAGAGTAGAGATAAGGATAGATTTGTGGATTCTGGGAAGTTGGCATCTACACAGCTCCATGTGTAGCActgtttaaagtaaataaatagaataaagtaTGAAATaatgtaagataaaatataaaaactggAAAAGATAGACACCATGGACCACACCCCAGCTGCACTGGGCCGCCGTGCAGACATAAGGTGTTTTTGTGTAAAGTAAATACCATATTATGTCACACAGAGTGAaatattccaaattgtccataggtatgaatatgggtgggcatgttgtttgtctatatgtgccttgggattggctggccaccagtccagggtggacccccccctctcgccccaagacagatgggataggctccagtacgcctgcgaccctcgtgaggataagcagtagaaaatggatggatggatggaaaaacacCTTACCTAAGGCTGCCACTCCATAACCAGGTGGGCAGGAGCTGTGTGTGATGCAAAACTCGACCACTAGGTGGAAACCTGCAGCGCATTCACACACTCTGTCATGAGTGCTATTGCACTCCTGCTTCACCAGCTGTCTCTCTTTGCACACCTACACAAGACAACACACAAGAAGGAAATCTGTCACCAATCCTGGATGTCTGgaatatggaaaaataaacatttattatggACGGAACTAGCAAAACCGCAGACTTGAACCTACATGTTCCTGAAAGGAATACAATAACACCACCTTGTGAATTTGTTAAAACAATAAGGTACCGTACGATATAGTCACGCACATGAGGAAAAGATCTGAGAAAAACCATGCTAGTTTAACATGAGGGGAAAggtgaataaaaataacaagGTAACAAATTCCTATTCCAGTTCAAATAAGTGAAGTAACAGACTTGTATCTGCTTAAATCTTAAATAGTGTCTGAGAGAATGGCCATGAAGTGAAGTCTTATGTAGCGGTGTGAACCTCTCCTACCTACCAAGGTGCAGTATTGACATGAGTTCCCCCAGTGCCAGTTGTCAGCAAAGTGCCTCTCAGGGCAGTCTTGGCACTCTGTTGGGATGTCAGCGGTGCAGTGTCGCGTCACGGCCGTGCCCGGAGGACACTGGTCGCACAGGAGGAGGTCTGAAGTCACCGGGTCGCGGTACTGGTACTTGGGTGGTGTTGCCTGCTGCTGAAAGGCCCAGGTAAGAGAGGCGGTGAAGAGCTGCACAAGGGGTAAGAAATGAAGTGGTGGTGAGTGAACGGTGACAGTGGAAGTCATATTGAGCACATTTTATGGGACAGAGAacaaaatatttgcaaatgctGGAGCGGTTGCCTGCCCAAAGCCTTCCAGTAAGAGCGAGGTGAAGGAAAGGTCAGAGCTGTAAAGATGTAGCTCCTGGTGGACTCACTGGCTTAAAGTCAATTGAGCGCTTTATAGAGTCTGAGAAGAAAATCATGCTTAGACCTGGATCCCTGCATAACAGCTTCTTCATTGTTGGCCCTTGTTAATCTCCATTATTCACTTTGTAACGCTTCCAAGCATTATTTAATTGTCTTTGTATGATTTCATCATGCATTTTAGTCTTCATTACATCTCTCACTGCGTCTTTGGCATCTTTTCGTTACACTTACTAAATGATTTCTTGACAATAAAGTAAGTGGATTCAGATGTTTTAGTCGAACTAAATACTTCAACAACAACAGACAATTGTTCTCTTTTGACGTGTGATACACTGCTTCCATTCTTTAAACCTTGGTTATCAATCTGCTTTAAATTATTTTGCTTTCTTTTGCTAGGCAACCACATTTAGAAAAACCATCAAGAAAATGAACTTATTTTCTGTATCAGGGTTTTCAAAGCAGAGCCTCACATCAGGTGGTTGAGGTCCAAAAACAGCTTTTCTTGTACTTAAGGCCTAAAAATAGAAActagaaacttttttttcactaaaatattttttgtcctgattttttttctaccttttaaagacaacaaaaaaatcttttaaagtacttttaaaaagattttatttggttttttaatgtaaaaatgaacaagtggttaacacgcaggccgcacagctaggaggcccgagttcgattccactctctctgtgtggagtttacccGTTCTCCCCGTgagtggcttttctccggggactccggtttcctcccacaagggttagggttagggttagggttaaccctaaccctaaccctaagtgTGGTGTTTCTCCCACTGCGCTGGATACCTTGTTTTAGATACTGGAATAAGTTTGTTGTGCTGCTGCCCTTTGTTGCAATGGGCTTTGCAGGGTGCAGTCACTTGTTCCATGGCTGCTCACACCACTCACATCAGTTCCAAACTTTCTTAGGAACAAACTTCTTGCTGTTGTTAGGGCAAACGGTGCACCACAGCAAGAGGACaacatgttgttttttaattgtctGCAACAAAAAACTCAAATGAATCGATAAAACCGTACAGCATCCCCTTGTGCAAAGTGCACTGAAGAGTTGAGCTACGCACAGTGACAGCATCTGCAGcaagatcatgttgtaggtctttggagctggtctgttctcaccatccttggcctctgcttatctgagattttCTTGGCCTGACACTTCGGAGGATATGCCAATGTGCCAATATGCCAAtgtgttgcacttttttttgttacaacACTGAGCAAAAGAGTGCCCTTACACTTGGCTGTCAATtcaagtatttattattttatttattgtttctgTGAAGAGACTGAATAGTTCTCAGCAGACTTGGAATATAAGCCATCAGTTAGCAAGCATGTTTGACATGCAGCCATGCAGACAGTGGAGGGAGGACACATGCAGACCAGATGTTACCCAACAGCCTGCTTCCTTTCTGCTACAATATTGGCTCTGTGGACTTTCCCGTTCAACGGGCCAACGTTGCATTTGACAGGGAGCATTCTCGCATGTCACATATAATGTgttctgcgtgtgtgtgcaatacatacagtatgtgtgttatGATTGTGGCCCTCTCCGTGGTCGTCTCCCCTGGCCGCTGTTTGTTACAACAACACTAGGAGGTCACTGGGCTTTCCCTGTCCAACACCAGAATACAAAACACTCTGTCCTACTCTTTTATTGCCATTCACCACTGCCTATCCTCCTGTGCTTTTGTATTTATGCTGCTTTCCTCATAGAACACACCACCACAATAACAAACCTGAGGGTATCTCATTGGGCACATTTCGTGTGTTATGCTGGCACCGGTATTTAATGAACAATGGCAGCATTCTACTCCCAGTAGATGGCATTGTAATTCTGCTTTTTAAAACATCTCATACGCTCCTGGTCTACCAGAGAACAAGAACACGttgcaggagggatcagtgctACCAACTTTGTCACTATAATTACGGAGaaatatatagacatatatagcCATTATCGCTTGACTCATACACTAAGagagagaggggaaaaaataaatgtcCTGCTTATGTTAGTTATGGGTGTttcttttaaattaaacattaaacattaaatatgatgccaaaataataaattctgTATTTCTTCAAACAACGGCCTCAGGTCTGATAGCTGCCATTAAATCTTGGGTGCACCTTCCTCCTGaagaaatgaataaaacatctaAACGTAAAGCTTGTCTTTGTTCTTCAAACAGCGACTTCCACTAATACTAGATGCTGTGCCTCGTTTTGCTGTTGGTGTGTCATCCAGCCAAATAATGGATTCTGCTGGATTAGATGGTTTGCCCTTTCCTCTATTATTTCCTCTATTATTCATATAATGGTAATtgtaataatagtatatataataatatataacttcctatagtttaaaaaaagtggaaaattgAAATGTACTCTGTTTTTTCAAGTACCATCCCTCACTCTAACATCCTGCCTGTATTAGAGttagggtgcgttcttcttgtaaacaaataaatatccATCTGGGAGTACCTTCAATGTTCGTGCAGACCTTCCAACAtgtactcagcatgcaatttcACTTTTGAATACACTTGTATGCTTCTcaaaagtatttcaaatcagggtGTGTGAAAATATTTCTGTCCCCGGGGCGTCATTAAAGAAAAtgattgagaaccactgcattAACCTAACACGCA
This genomic window from Doryrhamphus excisus isolate RoL2022-K1 chromosome 17, RoL_Dexc_1.0, whole genome shotgun sequence contains:
- the LOC131105335 gene encoding tumor necrosis factor receptor superfamily member 11B-like isoform X3, giving the protein MESTSVHFSAAEMSAWIASTNPAMKLILLFTASLTWAFQQQATPPKYQYRDPVTSDLLLCDQCPPGTAVTRHCTADIPTECQDCPERHFADNWHWGNSCQYCTLVCKERQLVKQECNSTHDRVCECAAGFHLVVEFCITHSSCPPGYGVAALDVFLCEEAVFQSLASLQLSSVPLERLLESLPGRRVDRKNVERLKKSCLPQQQVLQLLRLWRQQNKDQDKQYGIIKGVNHCERKISRCNSLKNLTLDDLLEVTNSLPGVHVHREVVSAVFATCLPKQYILQLLHLWKIANFDLDLVKGLSHSLRVLRSKGAPRYLLKGLKKINRIIGYSSTRKMYEKMFVNMLQDELCFKTLKPFNE
- the LOC131105335 gene encoding tumor necrosis factor receptor superfamily member 11B-like isoform X1, whose translation is MESTSVHFSAAEMSAWIASTNPAMKLILLFTASLTWAFQQQATPPKYQYRDPVTSDLLLCDQCPPGTAVTRHCTADIPTECQDCPERHFADNWHWGNSCQYCTLVCKERQLVKQECNSTHDRVCECAAGFHLVVEFCITHSSCPPGYGVAALGTPVSDTVCKPCPAGHFSSSPSSTEQCRPHRNCTDVGMKRLRKGTSTSDSICGSQDQIMAIDCAHQHTLCHTDVFLCEEAVFQSLASLQLSSVPLERLLESLPGRRVDRKNVERLKKSCLPQQQVLQLLRLWRQQNKDQDKQYGIIKGVNHCERKISRCNSLKNLTLDDLLEVTNSLPGVHVHREVVSAVFATCLPKQYILQLLHLWKIANFDLDLVKGLSHSLRVLRSKGAPRYLLKGLKKINRIIGYSSTRKMYEKMFVNMLQDELCFKTLKPFNE
- the LOC131105335 gene encoding tumor necrosis factor receptor superfamily member 11B-like isoform X2 — encoded protein: MLETTHKQLFTASLTWAFQQQATPPKYQYRDPVTSDLLLCDQCPPGTAVTRHCTADIPTECQDCPERHFADNWHWGNSCQYCTLVCKERQLVKQECNSTHDRVCECAAGFHLVVEFCITHSSCPPGYGVAALGTPVSDTVCKPCPAGHFSSSPSSTEQCRPHRNCTDVGMKRLRKGTSTSDSICGSQDQIMAIDCAHQHTLCHTDVFLCEEAVFQSLASLQLSSVPLERLLESLPGRRVDRKNVERLKKSCLPQQQVLQLLRLWRQQNKDQDKQYGIIKGVNHCERKISRCNSLKNLTLDDLLEVTNSLPGVHVHREVVSAVFATCLPKQYILQLLHLWKIANFDLDLVKGLSHSLRVLRSKGAPRYLLKGLKKINRIIGYSSTRKMYEKMFVNMLQDELCFKTLKPFNE